One Trichoderma asperellum chromosome 5, complete sequence genomic region harbors:
- a CDS encoding uncharacterized protein (EggNog:ENOG41), translating into MVYLPATRHLNGVRLLALDGGGVRGVASLIVLKEIMKRVQARKGLKEECRPADYFELGAGTSTGGIIGIMLFRLRMTASQAITEYDDISKEVFSPKIYGWNITRVMPNKVASWINNSKTLVQSSRFDDTSLKKAINKVVAKYGLDEEDRRLGGDAPLLHPKAGRMIVCTTAQNRAETVLLRSYKDNTIHVKSKVNDTMKEHSDKITISLATRATSAAPTYFPEVKWPENDPKLTFWDGGLLNNNPIDQLWYSRYELVQPNEPAPPVSCVISLGTGYVKPDSPSESWFQLAGVASSVMGFATNTNAKGKDFSRHMTTLNNRPEHAKTRYVRFNPSLGTSEIGLADYTKMDELKTLATKYIEDKANQLWIDKAVLALCDE; encoded by the exons ATGGTCTATCTCCCTGCAACACGACACCTCAACGGCGTCCGCCTCCTCGCTCTAGACGGAGGCGGTGTCCGAGGCGTGGCCTCTCTCATCGTCCTAAAGGAAATTATGAAAAGAGTCCAAGCTCGAAAGGGTCTCAAGGAGGAATGCCGCCCAGCAGATTACTTTGAGCTCGGTGCCGGCACGAGCACTGGCGGCATCATCGGCATCATGCTCTTCCGGCTTCGCATGACGGCTTCACAAGCCATTACAGAGTACGACGACATTTCCAAGGAGGTGTTCAGCCCCAAAATCTATGGCTGGAACATCACGCGCGTGATGCCCAACAAGGTCGCTTCCTGGatcaacaacagcaaaaCGCTGGTGCAAAGCAGCCGATTCGACGATACATCGTTGAAAAAGGCCATCAACAAGGTTGTTGCCAAATACGGCTTGGACGAGGAGGACAGGCGATTGGGGGGCGACGCACCATTGCTGCATCCCAAAGCAGGCAGAAT GATCGTCTGCACAACGGCTCAGAACAGAGCTGAAACAGTGCTGCTCAGATCTTACAAGGACAACACAATCCATGTAAAATCCAAAGTCAACGACACCATGAAAGAGCACTCAGACAAAATCACCATCAGTCTAGCCACGCGGGCCACTTCTGCCGCACCCACTTATTTCCCCGAAGTCAAGTGGCCAGAGAACGACCCCAAGTTGACATTCTGGGATGGCGGCCTACTCAACAACAACCCCATTGACCAGCTGTGGTACTCAAGATATGAGCTCGTCCAGCCAAATGAGCCTGCACCTCCAGTTTCCTGCGTCATCAGCCTGGGCACCGGCTATGTCAAGCCCGACTCGCCATCAGAGTCATGGTTCCAGCTCGCGGGAGTGGCATCTTCCGTCATGGGCTTTGCTACAAACACAAatgccaagggcaaggatTTTTCACGGCACATGACGACATTGAACAACCGTCCTGAGCATGCAAAGACCAGATATGTCAGATTTAACCCGTCGCTGGGCACCAGTGAGATTGGGCTGGCAGATTACACCAAGATGGACGAACTGAAGACATTGGCGACCAAGTATATCGAGGACAAGGCCAACCAGCTGTGGATTGACAAGGCTGTCCTCGCATTGTGCGATGagtaa
- a CDS encoding uncharacterized protein (TransMembrane:12 (i159-178o190-212i233-258o278-295i344-363o369-392i531-553o625-646i658-691o723-742i763-782o802-820i)~BUSCO:EOG092D0J2Q) yields the protein MPSHLSPESRSTEEQDNLRVLNRSPHPYHHQSSELSHFSEQPISRGQTTASSRLASDPNQSSPSVPPNFSKESTPASDSGTDADDEHFLKGLPPPKLRPHKGLRGKNEVISGTSTPVLSPAVLQEPTAGRKVSLGGKKPEDKAIVPDAIRRRKILVQRALEAGIIITLARMIQANKLLSPILDTWRKDFYLFSALYGGLLLLYPLRVLIWSYKVQKPSSRLPLKIPTVFDPAPLLYPPSITIFVSLLVSVNCPAVILPNLILSISSIPQQVVPKFDQYAAYDSLHWVLSCLPLIWRSSFSNESRFTPTYAFLTQEDLVLLYPLHRTASAVLHHLTTTSLLTAELQLLSIALINVLLLASSPQIQILKALLWGGGLSLLVLCGAVIRWGIVLARVPKWRFRREPYPPRRPFWKSLVRILSWQKLKSEILGSPLDQHSDDALFSTDEDEDDLRFSGPNRVQTLGATEKPSLDASAENGWKTGGVSRRYTVPHMDKASRKAATHTPSGRRKRTASVSIRAYFKFTPAQAAVRKWLYAGYVYVCLAVIIVAFIRPYVGRYALGGNEPIGWALGYFFGDLPEFRYRVVRANLEYWICLPPRTEAWGEKECGFGWVQHVRHNDFGEANTRLFISGYWIAILIVGLAIVFQLTNTYEVDTRRKVFHFMMVGMLLPATFIDPTFVALALSIVLAIFLILDLLRASQLPPLSKPIASFLAPYVDGRDFRGPVVISHIFLLIGCAIPLWLSLGSLPRTGSDYLAGWEISTREISMISGVVCVGLGDAAASLIGRRYGHRKWLWGGGKSLEGSLAFTAAVFLGLTSASVWLRIGKWPITGDDISMTTRAGHALVCSSMASLTEAVLTGGNDNVIVPVILWTCVKALEV from the exons ATGCCAAGCCACCTCAGCCCAGAGTCACGTTCGACTGAGGAGCAAGATAATCTTCGAGTATTGAACCGGTCTCCTCACCCGTATCATCATCAGAGCTCTGAACTCTCCCATTTTTCCGAGCAGCCAATCTCTCGCGGCCAAACGACAGCATCTTCGAGGTTGGCAAGCGACCCCAACCAGTCATCGCCGTCCGTTCCACCAAACTTTTCCAAGGAGTCGACGCCGGCGAGCGATAGTGGCACCGATGCTGACGACGAACATTTTCTCAAAGGCTTGCCGCCCCCCAAGCTGCGACCTCACAAAGGGCTGAGAGGGAAAAATGAAGTCATATCTGGCACCTCGACGCCGGTGCTATCGCCTGCCGTCTTGCAGGAACCAACGGCTGGTCGCAAGGTATCACTTGGTGGCAAAAAGCCTGAAGATAAAGCTATAGTGCCGGATGCTATTCGACGGAGGAAGATTCTAGTGCAACGAGCCCTCGAAgctggcatcatcatcactttGGCTAGGATGATCCAAGCGAATAAGCTGCTATCGCCGATATTGGATACTTGGCGCAAAG ACTTTTATCTATTTAGCGCTCTGTACGGAGGATTGCTATTGCTCTATCCCCTTCGGGTCTTGATATGGAGCTACAAGGTTCAGAAACCGTCTTCAAGGTTGCCATTGAAGATTCCCACAGTTTTCGACCCTGCGCCTCTTCTATATCCTCCTTCGATTACGATATTTGTGTCACTATTAGTTTCCGTTAACTGTCCGGCGGTCATCCTTCCGAACCTCATACTCAGCATAAGTTCGATTCCTCAACAAGTGGTGCCCAAATTCGATCAATATGCGGCATATGATTCTCTTCACTGGGTTCTATCTTGTCTCCCTCTGATTTGGCGATCCTCCTTTTCAAACGAATCTCGGTTTACGCCGACTTATGCTTTTCTCACGCAAGAAGATCTTGTCCTGTTGTATCCTTTGCATAGAACGGCATCTGCTGTATTACATCATCTTACCACGACTAGTCTCCTTACAGCCGAActtcagcttctttcgaTTGCTTTGATCAACGTCTTGCTTCTAGCGTCTTCACCTCAAATTCAGATACTCAAAGCTTTGTTGTGGGGTGGTGGTTTAAGTCTACTTGTACTATGTGGCGCCGTGATTAGATGGGGAATTGTGTTGGCAAGAGTTCCCAAGTGGCGTTTTCGAAGAGAGCCATATCCGCCAAGGCGTCCGTTCTGGAAGTCTTTGGTCAGGATATTGTCTTGGCAGAAACTCAAGAGCGAGATTCTGGGCTCACCTCTGGATCAACATAGCGACGATGCGCTGTTCTCAACCgatgaggacgaagacgacttgCGATTCAGTGGCCCTAATAGGGTTCAAACTCTTGGTGCAACAGAGAAGCCATCGCTCGATGCATCCGCCGAAAACGGATGGAAAACAGGGGGGGTTTCTCGAAGATATACAGTTCCTCATATGGATAAGGCCTCTCGTAAAGCAGCAACTCACACTCCATCTGGACGGAGAAAACGGACGGCATCCGTTTCTATTCGTGCATATTTCAAGTTTACTCCCGCACAGGCAGCGGTAAGAAAGTGGCTGTATGCAGGCTACGTATACGTGTGTTTGGCAGTCATCATAGTTGCATTTATTCGTCCATATGTGGGAAGATATGCCCTTGGTGGCAATGAACCTATTGGCTGGGCTCTCGGATACTTTTTTGGTGACCTGCCAGAGTTCAGATATCGTGTTGTCAGGGCTAATTTGGAATATTGGATCTGTCTTCCACCAAGGACCGAGGCTTGGGGCGAAAAAGAATGCGGCTTTGGTTGGGTACAACATGTTCGCCACAACGACTTTGGCGAAGCCAACACACGACTCTTCATCAGTGGCTATTGGATTGCGATTCTTATCGTTGGACTCGCAATCGTGTTTCAGCTAACAAACACATACGAGGTCGATACAAGGCGGAAGGTATTCCACTTTATGATGGTCGGCATGCTTCTGCCAGCAACGTTTATAGATCCGACGTTTGTTGCCTTGGCGCTATCAATTgtcttggccatctttttAATCCTAGATTTATTGCGAGCGAGCCAGTTACCCCCTCTCTCTAAGCCGAtagcctccttcttggccccTTATGTCGACGGCAGAGACTTCCGCGGACCCGTCGTGATATCTCACATCTTTCTTCTGATCGGGTGTGCCATTCCTCTCTGGCTGTCGCTTGGATCCTTGCCACGGACTGGATCAGACTACTTGGCTGGCTGGGAAATATCTACCAGGGAGATTAGTATGATTTCAGGGGTTGTTTGCGTTGGTTTAGGCGATGCGGCAGCCTCACTTATTGGGCGCCGTTATGGTCACCGCAAATGGCTCTGGGGTGGCGGCAAAAGCCTCGAGGGAAGCTTAGCATTCACAGCCGCAGTCTTCCTCGGCCTCACATCTGCGAGCGTTTGGCTTCGTATAGGGAAATGGCCAATTACCGGTGACGATATAAGCATGACGACCAGAGCGGGACATGCCTTGGTGTGCTCCTCCATGGCTAGTTTGACAGAGGCGGTCCTGACGGGAGGCAACGATAACGTCATTGTGCCAGTTATTCTCTGGACATGCGTAAAGGCGCTTgaagtttaa
- the TIM22 gene encoding Mitochondrial import inner membrane translocase subunit tim22 (TransMembrane:1 (o39-57i)~BUSCO:EOG092D4FLZ) produces MSVPSPFGGNTPSIPQLGGQDPNVRAIQGAMESCYGKSIMSGVMGFGMGGLFGLFMASMSYDTPFGSPLQGANGQPAVTSLPLRQQLKIGFKDMGTRSWSMAKNFGKVGGLFSGIECGIEGLRAKNDLVNGVAAGCLTGGILAKNAGPQAVAGGCVAFAAFSAAIDAYMRQPSDE; encoded by the exons ATGAGCGTCCCTTCACCTTTCGGCGGGAACACTCCCTCCATTCCCCAGCTTGGTGGCCAAGATCCAAACGTCAGAGCT ATCCAAGGCGCAATGGAATCATGCTATGGCAAGTCCATCATGTCAGGTGTAATGGGTTTCGGCATGGGCGGACTGTTCGGTCTCTTCATGGCCTCT ATGTCCTACGATACTCCCTTCGGCAGTCCCCTCCAAGGCGCCAACGGTCAACCCGCCGTCACCTCACTTCCTCTCCGCCAGCAGCTGAAAATCGGCTTCAAAGACATGGGCACGCGGTCTTGGAGCATGGCAAAGAACTTTGGCAAGGTCGGCGGCCTGTTTTCCGGAATCGAGTGCGGCATCGAAGGCCTGCGGGCGAAGAACGACCTGGTCAACGGCGTGGCGGCGGGATGTCTGACGGGAGGCATTCTGGCTAAGAATGCGGGACCGCAGGCTGTTGCTGGAGGCTGCGTCGCTTTTGCGGCATTTAGCGCGGCGATTGATGCTTATATGAGACAGCCGAGTGATGAGTAA
- a CDS encoding uncharacterized protein (BUSCO:EOG092D0UJ2), which yields MDTNEEDNANPPQLGDKMDIEIQETATEPEPSATTPTPRRRGRPPKNKSNNSTPNAKLNVVPVFATPTKAVGFNPLTPGRAADRSARRKSARALIDRVVGDGGSDDDDQIGVDITRQIYESSDAEDEDDGEDELEERTDGEAAGLAEGDAATPSKTPARRKGRAKRARSPTPPRDLPPHELYFLHNKPGRPKTSDNTLASLNLLSHDEYFSILHDHQDRHAENIEYLESLHAESFPQWAFELSQGFSICLFGLGSKRPLLHKFATYIHSSNKTSKTAGKIVVVNGYAHTTNLREILSVVASAIDPNQRVPTAQPAIMIQSIASLLSASKLTLTIIVNSIDATPLRKPGSQAILAQLAAHPQINLICSADTPDFTLLWDIGVRSDFNFVFHDCTTFSPFKVELDVVDDVHELLGRQSQRVNGREGVAFVLKSLTENAKNLFRLLVGEVLIAMEDEGDEDVGLEYRMVYNKAVEEFICSSEMAFRTLLKEFHDHQMLTSRKDNLGTELLSLPFRKEDLEAILEDLTA from the exons ATGGATACAAACGAAGAAGACAACGCAAACCCCCCGCAGTTAGGAGACAAAATGGATATTGAGATCCAAGAGACAGCGACAGAACCCGAACCCTctgcaacaacaccaacacctcGACGCCGTGGCCGTCCTCCAAAAAACAAGTCAAATAACAGCACTCCAAATGCAAAATTAAACGTTGTGCCAGTATTTGCGACTCCTACCAAAGCAGTGGGCTTCAATCCCCTCACGCCGGGCAGAGCCGCCGATCGATCCGCGCGGAGGAAGAGTGCAAGAGCCCTGATAGATCGAGTTGTTGGCGATGGAGggagcgacgacgacgaccaAATCGGAGTCGATATCACGCGGCAGATTTACGAGTCGAGCGAtgccgaagacgaagatgacggcGAGGACGAGCTCGAGGAGAGAACGGACGGCGAGGCAGCCGGATTGGCAGAAGGCGATGCTGCGACGCCTTCGAAAACGCCAGCCCGACGAAAAGGCAGGGCGAAGAGAGCCAGATCTCCAACGCCGCCGAGAGATTTACCTCCCCACGAGCTGTACTTTCTGCACAACAAGCCCGGCCGGCCAAAGACGTCGGATAATACGTTGGCGTCTCTCAACTTGCTCTCTCATGACGAGTACTTCAGCATCTTGCACGACCACCAGGATCGCCATGCCGAGAATATCGAGTATCTCGAGTCTTTGCACGCCGAATCTTTTCCACAATGGGCGTTCGAGCTATCGCAAGGCTTCAGCATATGTCTCTTTGGCTTGGGATCCAAGAGGCCACTGCTGCACAAGTTTGCCACTTACATCCATTCCAGCAACAAAACCAGCAAAACAGCCGGCAAGATCGTCGTGGTCAACGGCTACGCCCACACCACAAACCTCCGCGAAATCCTCAGCGTCGTCGCCTCCGCCATCGATCCCAACCAGAGGGTACCAACCGCCCAGCCCGCCATCATGATACAAAGCATCGCCTCTCTCCTATCTGCCTCCAAACTCACTCTCACCATTATTGTAAACTCCATTGACGCCACCCCTCTCCGCAAGCCGGGTTCTCAAGCCATCCTCGCCCAGCTTGCAGCCCATCCGCAAATCAATCTAATATGCTCCGCCGACACGCCCGACTTCACCTTACTATGGGACATTGGCGTCCGCTCAGACTTCAACTTTGTTTTCCACGACTGCACCACTTTCTCCCCGTTCAAAGTCGAGCTCGACGTCGTAGATGACGTGCACGAGCTCCTCGGCCGACAATCCCAGCGCGTCAATGGCCGCGAAGGTGTCGCATTCGTTTTGAAGAGTCTTACAGAAAACGCAAAGAACCTATTCCGTCTCCTCGTTGGCGAGGTTCTCATCGCAATGGAAGACGAAGGCGACGAGGATGTTGGCCTAGAGTATAGAATGGTATACAACAAGGCCGTTGAGGAATTCATTTGCAGTTCCGAGATGGCTTTCAGGACACTGCTCAAAGA ATTCCACGACCATCAAATGTTAACAAGCCGCAAAGACAATCTTGGAACGGAGCTATTAAGCCTGCCTTTCAGGAAAGAAGACCTCGAAGCTATTTTAGAAGATTTGACTGCATAA
- a CDS encoding uncharacterized protein (EggNog:ENOG41), with product MGGKTWSRQEERFFWRTIVPQSPKAVKPSDRVHDWKVCAEIMQQEMGVNARRKYSKLMLFEHYFQNVQTGHKSPCAREFVVEHKRALVEFRRGGEVVSDVVTGKDMLQAQQRIHAVVRSEEAQDDI from the exons ATGGGCGGTAAAACGTGGTCTAGACAAGAGGAGCGCTTCTTCTGGAGAACAATTGTGCCACAGTCACCAAAAGCTGTGAAACCGTCTGATCGAGTTCACGACTGGAAGGTCTGCGCTGAGATCATGCAGCAGGAAATGGGAGTGAATGCTCGCCGCAAGTATTCGAAGCTGATGCTCT TCGAACACTATTTCCAGAATGTCCAAACAGGACACAAGTCTCCTTGCGCTCGCGAGTTCGTGGTGGAGCATAAGCGCGCTCTTGTTGAGTTccgcagaggaggagaggtcGTCTCTGATGTCGTGACTGGGAAGGACATGTTACAAGCTCAGCAACGAATCCATGCCGTGGTGCGGAgcgaagaagcccaagatgaCATTTGA
- a CDS encoding uncharacterized protein (EggNog:ENOG41~TransMembrane:1 (i36-56o)~CAZy:GH16), with product MDRVKPGEIPPRYEEVNLGSSGGAGDRAPWWKSKKVWIGVAAVVVIAIVIGVAVGVTQGKKNDSYPDYSQLNYTLKDTFQGENFFDNFNYYTGYDPARGFVHYVPEVEAQRLNLTFASQDAAVLRVDTSVGPKSVPNASTGRFSVRVESKNTYNDGLFIFDVRHTPTGCGSWPALWLTDPSNWPKNGEIDVMEATNKADDGNQMTLHTSPGCSMGVKREQADKALQDNCDSSKNNNAGCGVQGPTNTFGSAYNKNGGGIMAMEWRDAGIRVWQFARSAIPSDITNQKPDPSTWGEAAADFPSTDCNVGNHFRNNSIILNIDLCGDLVYGVWDNSGCSSNCTDIVANYPESFTDAYWEVGKFQVYQAS from the exons ATGGACCGTGTCAAGCCGGGCGAGATCCCTCCAAGATACGAAGAGGTTAATCTTGGATCCAGCGGTGGCGCCGGAGATCGCGCTCCCTGGTGGAAGTCGAAAAAAGTATGGATTGGCGTTGCGGCTGTGGTTGTCATCGCCATTGTCATTGGTGTGGCAGTAGGTGTCACGcagggaaagaagaatgacTCGTATCCCGATTATTCTCAGCTCAATTACACTCTAAAAGATACAT TCCAAGGTGAAAATTTCTTTGACAATTTCAACTACTATACTGGCTACGACCCTGCCCGGGGCTTTGTTCACTATGTCCCGGAGGTCGAGGCCCAGCGGCTT AACCTGACTTTTGCATCTCAAGATGCCGCGGTCCTCAGAGTTGATACCTCTGTCGGCCCCAAGAGCGTCCCCAACGCCTCCACCGGCCGCTTCTCTGTCCGAGTAGAGTCCAAGAACACCTACAACGACGGGCTCTTCATCTTTGACGTCCGCCACACTCCCACCGGCTGCGGCTCCTGGCCGGCCCTGTGGCTCACCGACCCGTCAAACTGGCCCAAGAACGGCGAGATCGATGTCATGGAGGCGACGAACAAGGCCGATGACGGAAACCAGATGACGCTCCACACCTCCCCCGGCTGCTCCATGGGCGTCAAGAGGGAACAGGCCGACAAGGCCCTGCAGGACAACTGCGATTCTTCCAAGAACAACAACGCCGGCTGTGGCGTCCAGGGCCCGACCAACACCTTTGGATCAGCCTACAACAAGAACGGGGGTggcatcatggccatggagTGGCGTGATGCGGGCATCCGCGTGTGGCAGTTTGCCCGCAGCGCTATTCCCTCAGACATCACCAACCAGAAGCCTGATCCGAGCACCTGGGGcgaggctgcggctgatTTCCCGAGCACGGACTGCAATGTTGGGAACCACTTTAGGAACAACTCCATCATCTTGAATATCGACCTCTGTGGCGATTTGGTGTATGGAGTTTGGGATAACTCTGGCT GCTCCAGCAACTGCACGGACATTGTTGCCAACTACCCCGAGTCCTTCACAGATGCCTACTGGGAAGTTGGCAAATTCCAAGTCTACCAGGCATCGTGA